In Gemmatimonadota bacterium, a single genomic region encodes these proteins:
- a CDS encoding DedA family protein: protein MEEFLAWFEGIPAPLVYAGLGFGAALENVVPAIPADTFVALGGVLVSAGDLRWPWVFGITWLSNVASALAVYRLGYVRGPGFFRTGIGRRLVDRSQLARMRRFYSRHGVVAIFFTRFLPGLRAVVPVFAGVSRTRWPAVAAPIFVASAIWYGALVGAGVFLGSRLDLLGDLLDRVNLVLVLIATAVTIPVVFWWWRTRRKRRQVRVGRREASEQE, encoded by the coding sequence GTGGAGGAGTTCCTAGCCTGGTTCGAGGGCATTCCCGCTCCCCTGGTCTACGCCGGACTCGGCTTCGGCGCGGCGCTGGAGAACGTCGTTCCGGCAATTCCGGCCGACACCTTCGTCGCTCTGGGCGGAGTGCTGGTCTCAGCGGGTGATCTGCGCTGGCCCTGGGTCTTCGGCATCACCTGGCTGTCGAACGTCGCCTCGGCGCTGGCGGTGTATCGGCTCGGCTACGTGCGCGGTCCCGGGTTCTTCCGCACCGGCATCGGCAGGCGACTGGTCGACCGCAGCCAGCTCGCGCGCATGAGGCGGTTCTACAGCCGCCACGGCGTCGTCGCCATCTTCTTCACCCGCTTCCTCCCCGGCCTCCGAGCCGTGGTCCCGGTCTTCGCGGGCGTCAGCCGCACGCGCTGGCCCGCCGTCGCGGCTCCCATATTCGTAGCTTCCGCGATCTGGTACGGAGCACTCGTGGGCGCGGGGGTCTTTCTAGGATCCAGACTGGATCTTCTGGGCGATTTGCTGGACCGGGTGAACCTAGTCCTGGTGTTGATCGCGACGGCGGTCACGATACCGGTGGTCTTCTGGTGGTGGCGCACGCGGCGGAAGCGTCGCCAGGTGCGGGTGGGACGCCGAGAGGCAAGCGAGCAGGAGTGA
- the xerD gene encoding site-specific tyrosine recombinase XerD, translating into MSNSHPRGYAFEFFLDHLALERGLSDATLSAYEHDVGKAVEFFLSRGIGHPASVALGDVRDWVTELIGAGLAPSTIRRAQSALRTYFGFLLDEGVVESDPTERLDAPRLTLTLPHFLTPDEMEALLASPDPTSRLYWRDVAIIEVMYATGVRVSELTQLSLFDLHETEGFLRVLGKGSKERIVPLGGPALTALRRYLRELRPKLAREKTERRIFLGARGGPLRREIVWRMLKSLAARAGIPTAKVHPHTLRHTFATHLIEGGADLVIVQELLGHADIGTTQIYTHLDRSHLFDVHDRCHPRARLG; encoded by the coding sequence GTGAGCAACTCCCATCCACGCGGCTACGCCTTCGAGTTCTTTCTCGATCACCTCGCTTTGGAGCGAGGCCTCTCCGACGCCACTCTCTCCGCCTACGAGCACGATGTCGGGAAGGCCGTCGAATTCTTCCTTTCTCGCGGAATAGGACATCCGGCCTCGGTTGCGCTTGGCGATGTCAGAGACTGGGTCACCGAACTCATCGGAGCCGGGCTGGCTCCCTCGACGATCCGTCGCGCGCAATCCGCGCTCCGCACCTACTTCGGCTTCCTCCTCGACGAGGGGGTGGTGGAGAGCGATCCCACCGAGAGGCTGGACGCGCCCAGGCTCACCTTGACCCTCCCGCACTTCCTGACCCCGGACGAAATGGAGGCCCTGCTCGCCTCGCCCGACCCCACGAGCCGGCTGTACTGGCGCGACGTGGCGATCATCGAGGTGATGTACGCCACCGGAGTCCGCGTATCGGAACTGACTCAGCTCTCGCTCTTCGATCTGCACGAGACGGAGGGCTTCCTGCGCGTGCTGGGAAAGGGATCGAAGGAGCGAATCGTGCCGCTCGGCGGACCCGCCCTGACCGCCTTGCGCCGCTACTTGCGCGAACTGCGCCCCAAGCTCGCCCGGGAAAAGACCGAACGGCGCATCTTCCTGGGAGCCAGGGGCGGTCCGCTTCGGAGGGAGATCGTCTGGCGGATGCTCAAGTCCCTTGCGGCCAGAGCCGGGATCCCGACCGCCAAGGTGCATCCCCATACTCTCCGCCATACCTTCGCCACTCATCTGATCGAGGGCGGAGCCGATCTCGTGATCGTGCAGGAGCTGCTGGGGCACGCGGACATCGGCACGACGCAGATCTACACGCACCTGGACCGCAGCCACCTCTTCGACGTCCACGACCGCTGCCACCCTCGCGCGAGGCTCGGCTGA